In Halopseudomonas nanhaiensis, a single window of DNA contains:
- a CDS encoding WD40/YVTN/BNR-like repeat-containing protein: MGTAHAQGPHDDTRPAVMSLKAAQTLLLDIGRAGDRLVAVGARGHVVYSDDKGDTWIQAPVPTRAMLTAVHFVDDRNGWAVGHDSLILRTSDAGESWEIQYRDPELEEAIDPDGPGLLEKPLMDVWFRDVNTGFAFGAYGLALRTDDGGETWNDITYDIDNQDGFHYNAITRVGEQGLFLVGEMGTMYRSRDLGETWETIEEMPYDGSLFGATGVGEEDVVFIWGLRGNMFRSNDFGDSWEQVELDTPHNGPLEATLFGGTATDDGKIVVVGAGGAVVTSEDQGQTFEVAFRPDRSTLATGKVLESGQVLLVGQRGAIKADSNGLPAQL; this comes from the coding sequence ATGGGAACGGCCCACGCCCAGGGTCCCCACGATGATACCCGTCCTGCGGTGATGTCTTTGAAGGCCGCGCAAACGCTGTTGCTTGACATCGGACGGGCCGGCGATCGCCTGGTCGCGGTAGGCGCCCGTGGCCATGTGGTCTATTCCGACGACAAGGGCGACACCTGGATCCAGGCTCCTGTACCGACCCGCGCCATGCTGACGGCTGTTCACTTCGTCGATGACAGGAACGGTTGGGCTGTGGGTCATGATTCGCTGATCCTGCGCACCAGCGATGCTGGCGAAAGCTGGGAGATCCAGTATCGCGATCCGGAGCTGGAAGAGGCCATCGACCCAGACGGTCCCGGACTTCTGGAGAAACCGCTGATGGACGTATGGTTTCGAGACGTCAACACCGGTTTCGCCTTCGGAGCCTATGGCCTCGCGTTACGCACCGATGACGGCGGGGAAACCTGGAATGACATTACCTACGACATCGACAACCAGGATGGCTTTCATTACAACGCGATCACCCGAGTGGGCGAGCAGGGCCTGTTTCTGGTAGGCGAGATGGGCACCATGTATCGCTCGCGCGATCTGGGTGAGACCTGGGAGACCATCGAAGAGATGCCCTATGACGGTTCGCTGTTCGGAGCAACCGGTGTAGGCGAAGAGGACGTGGTGTTCATCTGGGGCCTGCGAGGCAACATGTTCCGCAGCAACGACTTTGGCGACAGCTGGGAACAGGTCGAGCTGGACACGCCGCATAACGGCCCGCTGGAAGCCACGCTGTTCGGCGGCACCGCCACTGACGACGGCAAGATCGTGGTCGTGGGCGCCGGCGGGGCAGTGGTCACCAGCGAAGACCAGGGGCAGACGTTCGAAGTCGCTTTCCGTCCCGACCGGTCGACATTGGCTACCGGGAAGGTGCTGGAGAGTGGACAGGTTCTGCTTGTAGGTCAGCGCGGCGCAATCAAGGCTGACTCCAACGGCCTGCCCGCTCAATTATAA
- a CDS encoding YeaC family protein produces the protein MTTFLDMLRSITADTYATFKTAVELGKWPDGRKLTQEQKEMCLQAMIAWEQENLPEEERTGYMPPQHCKSETKTIPNILFSTGSDTLH, from the coding sequence ATGACCACTTTTCTCGACATGCTGCGCAGCATTACCGCCGACACCTACGCAACGTTCAAGACCGCGGTGGAGCTCGGCAAATGGCCGGACGGCCGCAAGCTGACCCAGGAGCAGAAGGAAATGTGTCTGCAAGCGATGATCGCCTGGGAGCAGGAAAACCTTCCCGAGGAAGAGCGCACCGGCTACATGCCTCCCCAGCACTGCAAGTCGGAAACCAAGACCATCCCCAATATTCTGTTCTCGACTGGTTCGGACACGCTGCACTGA
- a CDS encoding DUF2797 domain-containing protein: protein MLSASGTLRKLKGELRAGSSEPVQYSLPLGEQLIPLNEWLGRTVRLQASGDIHCSHCGRRTRKSYSQGYCYPCFTRLAQCDLCIVSPERCHYEHGTCRDPAWGEQFCMTDHIVYLANSSGLKVGITRATQLPTRWIDQGASQGLPIMRVPARQHSGMVEELLRQQVADKTNWRAMLQGEPDPVDLSEQRDAILDRAQPGLAALHQRFGIQAFQPLADAEPLTINYPVSAYSPKPKSANLDKEPMLEGTLLGIKGQYLLLDTAVINIRKYTAYTMAFSVV from the coding sequence ATGCTGTCGGCCAGCGGTACCCTGCGCAAACTCAAGGGCGAGCTGCGCGCGGGCAGCAGTGAACCGGTTCAGTACAGTCTCCCGCTTGGTGAACAGCTGATCCCGCTGAATGAATGGCTAGGACGTACCGTCCGGCTGCAGGCCTCTGGCGATATTCATTGCTCCCACTGCGGCCGACGCACGCGCAAGAGCTACAGCCAGGGCTACTGCTACCCGTGTTTCACGCGTCTGGCGCAGTGTGACCTGTGTATCGTCAGCCCCGAGCGCTGCCACTACGAGCACGGTACCTGTCGCGATCCTGCCTGGGGCGAGCAGTTCTGCATGACCGACCATATCGTCTACCTGGCCAATTCGTCCGGGCTGAAGGTCGGTATCACCCGCGCTACCCAATTGCCCACCCGGTGGATCGATCAGGGCGCCAGCCAGGGACTGCCGATCATGCGCGTTCCTGCGCGTCAGCACTCCGGGATGGTCGAAGAGCTTCTGCGTCAACAGGTGGCAGACAAGACCAATTGGCGCGCGATGCTTCAGGGCGAACCGGATCCGGTCGATCTGTCCGAACAGCGCGATGCGATTCTCGACCGGGCGCAGCCAGGGCTCGCTGCGCTGCATCAGCGCTTCGGCATCCAGGCCTTTCAGCCCCTTGCCGATGCGGAACCCCTGACCATCAACTATCCGGTCAGCGCCTACAGCCCTAAGCCCAAATCGGCGAACCTCGACAAGGAGCCGATGCTCGAGGGCACGCTTCTGGGCATCAAGGGTCAATATCTGTTACTCGATACTGCGGTCATCAATATCCGCAAGTACACCGCCTACACTATGGCTTTCAGCGTCGTCTGA
- a CDS encoding metallophosphoesterase has protein sequence MHEREYQGYDIIGDIHGCANTLVRLLEQMGYARTQGVWQHPDRQALFLGDIIDRGPRIRESLHLVHDMVEAGHARCIMGNHEFNALGWHTPGPAGSGRPHVREHNERQLRQIRATLDQFADWPDEWEYFLEWFHTLPLYLDMGEFRLVHACWDHGLIDAFRGMYPDGCIDVDFIQESVYPGTFAYQVQDRLLRGTGMPLPHGLKMTGRDGITRSFFRTKFWEEDPQTYGDVQFQPDPLPEDIAARPLSDSQKAELMLYGPDEPILFVGHYWREGRPHPIRPNLACLDYSAVKFGKMVAYRWDGEARLERDHFVWVDVPRWG, from the coding sequence ATGCACGAGCGGGAGTACCAGGGCTACGACATCATTGGCGATATACACGGGTGCGCGAATACGCTGGTCCGACTGCTCGAGCAGATGGGCTATGCCCGTACGCAGGGAGTTTGGCAGCACCCCGACCGCCAGGCGCTGTTCCTGGGCGACATTATCGACCGCGGGCCCCGCATTCGCGAGTCGCTGCACCTCGTGCACGATATGGTCGAAGCGGGACATGCCCGGTGCATCATGGGCAACCACGAGTTCAATGCGCTGGGCTGGCACACACCGGGCCCGGCTGGGAGCGGTCGGCCCCATGTGCGGGAGCACAACGAGCGGCAGCTGAGACAGATCCGCGCCACCCTCGATCAGTTCGCCGACTGGCCGGACGAGTGGGAGTATTTTCTGGAGTGGTTTCACACCCTTCCACTATATCTGGACATGGGCGAATTCCGCCTGGTGCATGCCTGTTGGGATCATGGGCTTATCGATGCTTTTCGGGGTATGTATCCGGATGGCTGCATCGACGTCGACTTCATTCAGGAATCGGTTTATCCGGGCACCTTCGCGTATCAGGTTCAGGACCGCCTGCTGCGCGGAACCGGTATGCCGTTGCCACATGGCCTGAAGATGACCGGCCGAGACGGCATTACGCGGTCGTTCTTTCGCACCAAGTTCTGGGAAGAGGATCCGCAGACCTACGGCGATGTGCAGTTTCAGCCCGATCCCCTGCCCGAAGACATCGCGGCCCGTCCATTGAGCGATTCACAGAAGGCTGAGCTGATGCTGTATGGCCCCGACGAGCCGATCCTCTTCGTGGGGCACTACTGGCGCGAAGGGCGCCCGCATCCGATCCGTCCGAACCTCGCTTGTCTGGATTACAGCGCGGTGAAATTTGGCAAGATGGTGGCCTATCGGTGGGACGGCGAGGCAAGGCTCGAGCGTGATCACTTTGTCTGGGTCGACGTACCCCGTTGGGGATGA
- a CDS encoding rhomboid family intramembrane serine protease has product MQCPLDEDLRQLTRFLRSRGLVHRITEEGGRQVVWTVDEADAQVVRAVYEQGVPDVAEPAKPTPSMAPASGAMLRRIPLTLAILVVTGLVALWTGLGTRAETIIHLTFTPLAATGYLAPDLDFSQPWRVLSPIFLHFGLLHLTFNALWYWELGRRIELYSGSLWLLGLTVLFGLASNLAQWLVSPDAVFGGLSGVLYGLLGYCWIYQMLAPNVFFALPKGVVILMLVWLALGVSGLITLAGLGQIANAAHIGGLVSGCIAGAIAGALQRGR; this is encoded by the coding sequence ATGCAATGTCCATTGGACGAAGATCTCCGCCAGCTCACCCGGTTCCTGCGCAGCCGTGGTCTGGTTCATCGGATAACCGAGGAGGGTGGTCGTCAGGTAGTATGGACCGTGGACGAAGCCGATGCCCAGGTGGTGCGGGCCGTGTATGAGCAGGGCGTGCCCGACGTCGCCGAGCCGGCAAAGCCGACCCCGAGCATGGCGCCGGCCAGCGGGGCAATGTTGCGCAGGATCCCGCTGACCCTGGCGATTCTGGTCGTCACCGGATTGGTTGCGCTGTGGACCGGGCTGGGCACGCGCGCGGAAACGATCATTCATCTCACATTCACACCCCTGGCAGCTACGGGTTATCTGGCACCGGATCTCGACTTTTCACAGCCATGGCGTGTGTTGAGTCCGATCTTTCTGCACTTCGGTCTCCTGCATCTCACGTTCAACGCACTCTGGTACTGGGAGCTCGGGCGCCGGATCGAGCTTTACTCCGGCAGTCTCTGGTTGCTGGGGCTGACCGTCCTGTTCGGTCTGGCGTCAAATCTGGCGCAATGGCTCGTCAGCCCGGATGCGGTGTTCGGCGGACTCTCGGGCGTGCTGTACGGTCTGCTTGGCTACTGCTGGATCTATCAAATGCTGGCGCCGAACGTATTCTTTGCGCTGCCCAAGGGTGTGGTGATACTCATGCTCGTATGGCTGGCGCTGGGGGTCTCCGGGCTGATTACACTGGCCGGCCTGGGGCAGATCGCCAACGCTGCACACATCGGCGGGCTGGTCTCCGGCTGCATCGCCGGGGCGATCGCAGGAGCACTGCAGCGCGGGCGCTGA
- the pepN gene encoding aminopeptidase N, whose translation MRTEQPKTIYLKDYQQPDYWIDETHLTFELFEDHALVHSRLAIRVNAHKSGAARPELVLDGQNLELMSVELDDERLASGDFQLDEDTFRLQPGRDSFDLSITTRIKPRENTALEGLYQSGSMFCTQCEAEGFRKITYYLDRPDVMSRFTTTVIADKGNYPVLLSNGNPIARGEHDGDRHWVTWEDPFPKPAYLFALVAGDLCLIQDSFTTMSGRTIDLRIYVEPDNREQCGHAMDSLKRSMRWDEEVYGREYDLDIFMIVAVNDFNMGAMENKGLNVFNSSCVLAHPDTATDAAFQRVEAVVAHEYFHNWSGNRVTCRDWFQLSLKEGFTVFRDAEFSADMNSATVKRIEDVGFLRANQFAEDAGPMAHPVRPDSFIEISNFYTLTVYEKGAEVVRMLHTLLGPEGFRKGTDLYFERHDGQAVTCDDFIKALEDANGADFSQFKRWYSQAGTPRLSAEGRWDAATGTFSLLFRQSCPPTPGQSEKLPFVIPVRMALLDAQGREMPLRLAGEAEERGMETVLSVTEAEQLFTFTDLAEEPLPSLLRGFSAPVRLSYPYHRDDRVFLAKHDPDGFNRWEAAQSLAVDVLQGLVEIHVAGRPLMMDQRLIDVYSTVLADETLDPAMVAEIIRLPSEAYLVELAEQANVDAIHSVRDWVRRELATTLEEQLWGIYRRLDEPVPYRAEAIQFARRSLKNTVLGYLMLTESHNAVAACVRQFVEANNMTDRQAALVALVNSPFEDQRRAALTEFAERWKDYPLVMDQWFSIQAGSPAADGLARVQELMEHPLFTLRNPNKVRSLIGAFANQNLVNFHRGDGAGYRFLADQILLLDGTNPQIASRLVTPLSRWRKFDPDRQALMKQELARILGKPDLSPDVYEVVSKSLA comes from the coding sequence ATGCGTACCGAACAACCGAAGACGATCTATCTCAAGGATTATCAGCAGCCTGACTATTGGATTGATGAAACGCACCTGACCTTCGAACTTTTCGAGGATCACGCTCTGGTTCACAGCCGGCTGGCGATTCGAGTCAATGCGCACAAGTCAGGGGCAGCGCGGCCGGAGCTGGTGCTGGACGGGCAGAATCTCGAGCTGATGTCCGTGGAGCTCGATGACGAGAGGCTGGCCAGCGGCGATTTCCAGTTGGACGAAGACACCTTTCGTCTCCAGCCGGGCCGCGACAGTTTCGATCTGTCGATTACCACGCGTATCAAACCGCGGGAAAACACCGCGCTGGAAGGGTTGTATCAGTCAGGGTCGATGTTCTGCACGCAGTGCGAGGCCGAGGGCTTTCGCAAGATTACCTATTATCTGGATCGGCCTGATGTGATGAGCCGGTTCACCACCACCGTGATTGCCGACAAGGGCAACTACCCGGTGCTGCTATCGAACGGTAACCCGATTGCCCGCGGCGAGCATGACGGCGACCGTCATTGGGTGACCTGGGAAGACCCATTCCCCAAGCCTGCCTATCTGTTTGCCCTGGTCGCCGGTGACCTGTGTCTGATCCAGGACAGTTTCACCACCATGAGCGGCCGCACCATCGACCTGCGCATCTATGTTGAGCCGGATAACCGTGAGCAGTGCGGCCACGCCATGGACAGCCTGAAGCGATCTATGCGTTGGGACGAGGAGGTCTACGGGCGCGAGTACGATCTGGACATCTTCATGATCGTCGCGGTGAACGACTTCAACATGGGGGCGATGGAAAACAAGGGCCTCAACGTGTTCAACTCGAGCTGCGTGCTCGCGCACCCCGACACCGCGACAGACGCGGCGTTTCAGCGTGTCGAGGCGGTGGTGGCTCATGAGTACTTCCACAACTGGTCGGGCAACCGAGTCACCTGCCGCGACTGGTTTCAGCTGTCACTGAAGGAAGGCTTCACCGTATTTCGCGATGCCGAGTTTTCCGCCGATATGAACTCGGCGACGGTCAAGCGGATCGAGGACGTAGGCTTCCTGCGTGCAAACCAGTTCGCCGAAGATGCAGGTCCGATGGCTCACCCGGTACGCCCGGACTCGTTCATCGAGATTTCCAATTTCTACACGCTGACCGTTTACGAGAAGGGCGCCGAAGTGGTGCGGATGCTGCACACGTTGCTCGGCCCTGAGGGCTTCCGCAAAGGCACTGATCTGTACTTCGAACGGCACGATGGCCAGGCTGTGACATGCGATGACTTCATCAAGGCACTCGAGGACGCCAACGGGGCCGATTTCAGCCAGTTCAAGCGTTGGTACAGCCAGGCGGGGACGCCTCGCCTGAGTGCTGAAGGGCGCTGGGACGCGGCAACCGGGACGTTTTCACTGCTGTTCCGCCAAAGTTGTCCGCCGACTCCCGGTCAGAGCGAAAAACTGCCGTTTGTCATCCCGGTGCGCATGGCCCTGCTGGACGCACAGGGTCGGGAGATGCCGCTCCGGTTGGCTGGCGAAGCAGAGGAGCGCGGGATGGAAACCGTGCTGTCGGTAACCGAGGCCGAGCAGCTCTTCACGTTCACCGATCTCGCCGAAGAACCGCTGCCTTCGCTGCTGCGTGGTTTCTCCGCGCCGGTCAGGCTGAGCTATCCCTACCACCGCGACGACAGGGTGTTCCTCGCCAAGCACGATCCGGATGGGTTTAATCGCTGGGAAGCTGCGCAAAGTCTGGCGGTTGATGTCCTGCAGGGACTGGTTGAAATCCACGTCGCTGGAAGACCGCTGATGATGGATCAGCGCCTGATAGACGTGTACAGCACTGTGCTCGCCGATGAGACGCTCGATCCGGCCATGGTGGCTGAGATCATCCGATTGCCGTCCGAAGCTTACCTCGTCGAGCTGGCTGAACAGGCCAACGTGGACGCCATCCACAGTGTTCGTGACTGGGTCCGGCGCGAGCTGGCAACCACGCTCGAAGAGCAGCTGTGGGGGATCTACCGACGCCTCGATGAACCTGTGCCGTACCGCGCCGAGGCGATCCAGTTTGCTCGTCGCAGTCTGAAGAACACCGTGCTCGGCTACCTTATGCTGACCGAATCGCACAATGCGGTCGCAGCGTGCGTTCGGCAGTTCGTCGAGGCCAACAACATGACCGATCGTCAGGCGGCGCTGGTTGCACTGGTCAACTCGCCCTTCGAGGATCAGCGTCGTGCGGCGCTGACCGAATTCGCGGAGCGCTGGAAGGACTATCCGCTGGTGATGGATCAGTGGTTCAGCATTCAGGCCGGATCGCCTGCCGCCGACGGTCTGGCGCGCGTTCAGGAACTGATGGAACACCCGCTGTTCACCCTGCGCAATCCCAACAAGGTCCGCTCGTTGATCGGTGCCTTTGCCAATCAGAATCTGGTCAACTTCCACCGCGGCGACGGGGCCGGCTATCGCTTCCTGGCCGACCAGATCCTCCTGCTGGACGGCACCAATCCGCAGATAGCTTCACGCCTGGTCACACCGCTGTCTCGCTGGCGCAAATTCGATCCGGATCGCCAGGCGCTGATGAAGCAGGAGCTTGCCCGAATTCTCGGCAAGCCGGATTTGTCGCCTGACGTTTATGAGGTGGTCAGCAAGTCATTAGCCTGA
- a CDS encoding WD40/YVTN/BNR-like repeat-containing protein, producing the protein MREPNMRRAQSFAQASSASQPLKGRKSSVSLPFFRVLGIAAAIVCGPASLAFAQEAADSQTRPAVMSLESSTSLLLDSARAGDRLVAVGVRGHIVYSDDQGETWIQAQVPVRQLIAAVHFVDDKNGWAVGHDSLILHSSDAGETWSIQHRDPELAEAPDPDAGGLLEKPLMDVWFRDANHGLAVGAYGLALRTRDGGATWDDISFDIDNPDGLHYNAIAEIKGAGLFVVGEMGTMYRSADLGDTWETLQDLPYDGSWFGVSGTGEANGVLAWGLRGNLFRSDDFGNSWQQVELMTPNNGPLESTLSGGGLTADGSIVIVGTGGVVATSQDGGRNFDVSIRPDRVSLASATTTDDDHLLLLGQRGAIKTSADGSTTQQ; encoded by the coding sequence ATGCGTGAGCCCAACATGCGGCGCGCTCAATCCTTTGCTCAGGCCAGCTCTGCCAGCCAGCCTCTCAAAGGTCGCAAGTCTTCTGTTTCACTTCCATTTTTTCGAGTTTTGGGGATAGCCGCCGCGATCGTCTGTGGGCCCGCATCTCTGGCATTTGCACAGGAAGCCGCCGACTCCCAGACTCGTCCGGCAGTCATGTCGCTCGAATCCAGCACTTCGCTCCTGCTCGACTCGGCCCGTGCCGGTGACCGCCTGGTGGCGGTCGGCGTTCGTGGTCATATCGTCTACTCCGACGATCAGGGCGAAACCTGGATCCAGGCGCAGGTACCAGTGCGCCAACTGATCGCCGCCGTACACTTCGTCGACGACAAGAACGGCTGGGCGGTCGGGCACGATTCCCTGATCCTGCACAGTTCCGATGCAGGTGAAACCTGGTCCATTCAGCATCGCGATCCCGAACTGGCCGAAGCGCCCGATCCAGACGCGGGCGGCCTGCTCGAAAAACCTCTCATGGATGTGTGGTTCCGCGATGCCAATCATGGCCTTGCTGTGGGCGCCTACGGGCTGGCCCTGCGCACGCGGGACGGCGGGGCGACCTGGGACGATATCAGCTTCGATATCGATAACCCGGACGGACTGCACTACAACGCCATCGCCGAGATCAAGGGCGCCGGTCTGTTCGTCGTCGGCGAGATGGGTACCATGTACCGGTCGGCCGATCTGGGCGATACCTGGGAAACCTTGCAGGATCTGCCGTATGACGGCTCCTGGTTTGGCGTATCCGGCACTGGCGAGGCCAACGGCGTGCTCGCCTGGGGTCTTCGCGGCAACCTGTTTCGTTCGGATGATTTCGGCAACAGCTGGCAGCAGGTCGAGTTGATGACGCCGAACAACGGCCCGCTGGAATCCACCTTGTCGGGTGGTGGTCTGACTGCCGACGGCAGCATCGTCATTGTCGGCACCGGTGGCGTGGTTGCCACCAGCCAGGATGGCGGTCGCAATTTCGATGTGAGCATTCGTCCTGATCGCGTCTCGCTGGCTTCTGCGACGACAACCGACGACGACCATCTCCTTCTGCTGGGCCAGCGCGGGGCGATCAAGACCTCCGCAGACGGCTCGACTACCCAACAATAA
- a CDS encoding efflux RND transporter permease subunit, whose amino-acid sequence MSQFEHEDATFMERLVFNNRLFVVLAFSVITVVLGYFAAQIRPDTSFTKMIPLEHPYIVNMLEHQDDLASLGNSIRISVEIKEGDIFTTEYMETLKRINDEVFFLPGVSRSGLRSLWTPNVRWTEVTEYGFDGGPVANRPAYLNEDDLEELRVNVLKSGEIGRLVANNFKSSIIEVPLQEFYPNPENQSELLRLDYGDFSEQLEEKIRDQFQNENPNIEIHIVGFAKKVGDLIDGLTAVVAFFGIAFVITFILLFWFTRCMRSTVAVLMTTVIAVIWQLGLMRLVGFGLDPYSMLVPFLIFAIGISHGVQKINGIALQSSDADTALLAARRTFRQLFLPGMIAILADAVGFITLLVIDIGVIHELAIGASIGVGVIVFTNLIMLPVTISYLGISKKAVARSKEDAVRDHPFWRNMAFVAHPKVAPIVVVVALVAGVGCFFYQKANIQIGDLDPGAPELRPDSRYNLDNDFIIRNYSTSSDILVVMVETPPEMCSSYETMEAIDQLEWRMNNLPGVQSAVSLVTVAKQVIMGNNEGNLKWQTLSRNQDNLNNAISRAPEGMFNSSCSLAPVMIFLNDHKAETLKRATAAVEDFAEEYNTENLKFKLAAGNAGIEAATNEVIASSEMLILALVYIWVAIMCYATFRSLPATICIVLPLVLTSVLGNALMAFLGIGMKVATLPVIALGVGVGVDYGIYIYSRLETFLRQGMALQPAYYETLRSTGRAVLFTGLCLAIGVVTWVFSAIKFQADMGLMLTFMFLVNMIGALLLLPALARFLIDPAKVRAKQASKLTH is encoded by the coding sequence ATGTCACAGTTTGAGCACGAAGACGCTACCTTCATGGAGCGTCTGGTCTTCAATAACCGTCTGTTCGTGGTGCTGGCGTTTTCCGTCATTACCGTCGTATTAGGCTACTTCGCGGCGCAGATCCGTCCCGATACCAGCTTTACCAAGATGATCCCCCTTGAGCATCCGTACATCGTCAACATGCTCGAGCATCAGGATGATCTGGCCAGCCTGGGTAACTCGATTCGTATTTCGGTGGAGATCAAGGAAGGCGACATCTTCACCACCGAGTACATGGAAACCCTCAAGCGCATCAACGATGAGGTGTTTTTCCTGCCGGGTGTGAGCCGTTCAGGTCTGCGTTCTCTGTGGACACCGAACGTGCGGTGGACCGAGGTGACCGAATACGGCTTCGATGGCGGCCCGGTCGCCAACCGCCCGGCCTACCTGAACGAGGACGACCTGGAGGAGCTGCGTGTCAACGTACTCAAGTCCGGCGAAATCGGCCGCCTGGTCGCCAACAACTTCAAGTCCTCCATCATCGAGGTTCCGCTGCAGGAGTTCTACCCGAACCCGGAGAACCAGAGCGAACTGCTGCGACTGGACTACGGCGACTTCTCCGAGCAGCTCGAAGAGAAGATTCGCGACCAGTTCCAGAACGAGAATCCCAATATCGAGATCCATATCGTCGGCTTCGCCAAGAAGGTCGGCGACCTGATCGATGGCCTCACCGCGGTCGTTGCGTTCTTCGGTATTGCGTTCGTGATCACGTTCATCCTGCTGTTCTGGTTCACCCGCTGCATGCGCAGTACCGTCGCGGTGCTGATGACTACCGTCATCGCGGTGATCTGGCAGTTAGGCCTGATGCGCCTGGTCGGCTTCGGTCTGGATCCGTATTCGATGCTGGTGCCATTCCTGATCTTCGCCATCGGTATTTCGCACGGGGTCCAGAAGATCAACGGTATCGCGCTGCAGTCGAGTGACGCGGACACCGCTCTGCTGGCCGCCCGCCGGACCTTCCGCCAACTGTTCCTGCCCGGCATGATCGCGATTCTTGCTGACGCGGTAGGCTTCATTACGCTGCTGGTCATCGATATCGGCGTTATCCACGAACTGGCGATCGGCGCCTCGATCGGTGTGGGTGTCATCGTCTTCACCAACCTGATCATGCTGCCGGTAACCATTTCCTACCTGGGCATCAGCAAGAAGGCCGTTGCACGCAGCAAGGAAGACGCCGTGCGCGACCACCCCTTCTGGCGCAACATGGCGTTCGTGGCGCACCCGAAGGTCGCTCCTATCGTCGTGGTCGTTGCGCTGGTGGCTGGTGTTGGCTGCTTCTTCTACCAGAAAGCCAACATTCAGATCGGTGACCTGGATCCGGGTGCGCCTGAGCTGCGTCCGGACTCGCGTTACAACCTGGACAACGATTTCATCATCCGCAACTACTCGACCAGCTCGGACATTCTGGTGGTGATGGTCGAAACGCCGCCGGAGATGTGTTCGTCCTACGAGACGATGGAAGCGATCGATCAGCTCGAGTGGCGCATGAACAACCTGCCGGGCGTCCAGTCAGCGGTCTCGCTGGTGACCGTCGCCAAACAGGTGATCATGGGCAACAACGAGGGCAACCTGAAATGGCAGACCCTGTCGCGCAACCAGGACAACCTGAACAACGCCATCAGCCGGGCTCCGGAAGGCATGTTCAACTCATCCTGTTCGCTCGCTCCGGTCATGATCTTCCTCAATGACCACAAGGCCGAGACGCTCAAGCGCGCCACTGCCGCGGTCGAGGATTTTGCCGAGGAGTACAATACCGAGAACCTGAAGTTCAAGCTGGCTGCGGGCAATGCTGGTATCGAGGCAGCGACCAACGAAGTCATCGCCAGCTCTGAAATGCTGATTCTCGCTCTGGTGTACATCTGGGTTGCGATCATGTGTTACGCCACCTTCCGTTCCTTGCCGGCGACCATCTGCATCGTTCTGCCGCTGGTTCTGACCTCGGTACTGGGCAACGCACTGATGGCATTCCTTGGTATCGGGATGAAGGTCGCGACCCTGCCGGTCATTGCGCTGGGCGTGGGTGTCGGTGTTGACTACGGTATCTACATCTACAGTCGACTGGAGACATTCCTGCGGCAGGGCATGGCACTGCAGCCGGCTTACTACGAAACGCTGCGTTCGACCGGCCGTGCAGTACTGTTCACCGGTCTGTGCCTGGCCATCGGCGTAGTGACCTGGGTGTTCTCCGCGATCAAGTTCCAGGCCGACATGGGCTTGATGCTGACCTTCATGTTCCTGGTCAACATGATCGGCGCGCTGCTGTTGCTGCCGGCTCTGGCTCGGTTCCTGATCGACCCGGCGAAGGTGCGTGCCAAGCAAGCGTCGAAGCTGACTCACTAA